In Eupeodes corollae chromosome 3, idEupCoro1.1, whole genome shotgun sequence, a single genomic region encodes these proteins:
- the LOC129950470 gene encoding uncharacterized protein LOC129950470, whose product MKFLGTAKNCLGIQISRDKDGIYLDQEKYISEMLMKFNMDESNPVATPMDINIKLSKEMSPKSSEEEKEMAKIPYQQAIGSLLFAAQCTGPDICFTVNKLSKFNNCPGKEHWTAVKRLFRYLKGTKSAKLKFSRNGNPEFQIYSDSDWASDCDDRRSVIGYVCILQGGAVSWATKHQPTVALSTTEDEYMALSASTQEAMWIRGLELN is encoded by the coding sequence ATGAAGTTTTTGGGAACCGCGAAGAATTGTTTAGGAATTCAGATTTCACGTGACAAAGATGGAATTtatctagatcaagaaaaatatatatctgaGATGCTGATGAAATTTAACATGGATGAGTCAAATCCTGTAGCAACTCCTATGGATATAAacataaaactgtcaaaagagATGTCACCTAAATcttcagaagaagaaaaagaaatggctAAGATTCCTTATCAGCAAGCAATTGGAAGCTTATTATTCGCAGCACAGTGCACTGGACCGGATATTTGCTTTACAGTCAACAAATTAAGCAAATTCAACAACTGTCCTGGCAAAGAACATTGGACTGCTGTCAAGAGACTCTTTAGATATCTGAAAGGGACAAAATCGGCCAAActgaaattttcaagaaatggaaATCctgaatttcaaatatattctgATTCAGATTGGGCAAGCGATTGTGACGATAGAAGATCTGTCATAGGATACGTATGTATCTTACAGGGAGGTGCCGTGTCTTGGGCGACAAAACATCAGCCAACTGTTGCATTATCCACAACAGAAGACGAATATATGGCACTTTCGGCCTCAACTCAAGAAGCAATGTGGATTCGCGGCCTCGAGTTGAACTGA